A genomic region of Aureimonas populi contains the following coding sequences:
- the pcaC gene encoding 4-carboxymuconolactone decarboxylase, producing MSEAGPPSERYRAGMAVRRSVLGDAHVDRASAAITEFDERFQAFITEGAWGTVWAGEGFTRRERSIVTIALLAALGHDEEVAMHVRATGNTGASEADIAEAMMHVAVYAGVPAANRAIRIAKKTLAEMKAEKEEAK from the coding sequence ATGAGCGAGGCCGGACCGCCCAGCGAGCGCTATCGCGCCGGCATGGCGGTTCGCCGCTCGGTGCTGGGAGATGCGCATGTGGACCGCGCGAGCGCGGCGATCACCGAATTCGACGAGCGCTTCCAGGCCTTCATCACCGAGGGTGCCTGGGGCACGGTCTGGGCGGGCGAGGGGTTCACCCGGCGCGAGCGGTCCATCGTCACCATCGCGCTGCTGGCCGCGCTCGGCCATGACGAGGAGGTGGCCATGCATGTGCGCGCGACGGGGAACACCGGAGCAAGCGAGGCCGATATCGCCGAGGCGATGATGCATGTCGCCGTCTATGCCGGCGTGCCGGCCGCCAACCGCGCGATCCGGATCGCCAAGAAGACCCTGGCGGAGATGAAGGCGGAAAAGGAGGAGGCGAAGTGA
- the pcaH gene encoding protocatechuate 3,4-dioxygenase subunit beta — MNGSFFQRDRAWHPPAYTPGYKTSVLRSPRNALLSLPATLSEMTGPVFGHDAIGELDNDLIRNFARTGDAIGQRLVVHGRVLDENARPVPGALVEFWQANAGGRYRHKKESYLAAIDPNFGGCGRCITDGEGRYSFRTIKPGAYPWPNGVNDWRPAHIHFSIFGQAFAQRLITQMYFEGDPMIWQCPIVQTIPDRAAVEQLVAALDRNATIPMDSLAYRFDIVLRGRRSTMFENRREGN; from the coding sequence GTGAACGGTTCTTTCTTTCAGCGCGACCGCGCCTGGCATCCTCCGGCTTACACGCCGGGCTACAAGACCTCGGTTCTGCGCTCGCCCCGGAACGCGCTTCTCTCGCTGCCGGCGACCCTCTCCGAGATGACGGGGCCCGTCTTCGGCCATGATGCGATCGGCGAGCTGGACAACGATCTGATCCGCAACTTCGCCAGGACGGGTGATGCGATCGGGCAGCGCCTCGTCGTCCACGGCCGGGTTCTGGACGAGAACGCCCGGCCCGTGCCGGGCGCCCTGGTCGAGTTCTGGCAGGCCAATGCCGGCGGCCGCTACCGGCACAAGAAGGAAAGCTATCTGGCCGCCATCGACCCGAATTTCGGCGGATGCGGGCGCTGCATCACGGACGGGGAGGGGCGCTATTCCTTCCGCACCATCAAGCCGGGCGCGTATCCATGGCCGAACGGCGTCAACGACTGGCGGCCGGCGCATATCCACTTCTCGATCTTTGGGCAGGCTTTCGCCCAGCGGCTGATCACGCAGATGTACTTCGAAGGCGACCCGATGATCTGGCAGTGCCCGATCGTCCAGACCATCCCCGACAGGGCGGCGGTCGAGCAACTCGTCGCCGCGCTCGACCGCAACGCAACCATTCCCATGGATTCGCTGGCCTACAGGTTCGACATCGTCCTGCGCGGACGGCGCTCCACGATGTTCGAGAACCGCAGGGAGGGCAACTGA
- a CDS encoding 3-oxoacid CoA-transferase subunit A, which translates to MDKTIASLRDAVAGVGDGATVMIGGFGGSGAPIELIHALIDRYVATGHPKDLTVVNNNAGNGHVGLAALIGQGMVKKLICSFPRSADPRVFTDLYLAGGIELELVPQGTLAERIRAGGAGIPAFYTPTSFGTDLAKGKPVEEFDGRPYVRERWLKADFALVKALRGDRLGNLIYNKAARNFNPVMCMAAAVTIAQVSQIVEPGAIDPEHVVTPGIFVQGVVEVPDPAQEEELNRADAHYPEVSR; encoded by the coding sequence TTGGACAAGACGATCGCAAGTCTCCGGGACGCGGTGGCGGGCGTCGGGGACGGGGCGACGGTGATGATCGGGGGCTTTGGCGGCTCGGGCGCGCCGATCGAGCTGATCCACGCGCTGATCGACCGCTACGTGGCGACCGGCCACCCGAAGGACCTGACCGTGGTCAACAACAATGCGGGCAACGGCCATGTGGGGCTCGCCGCGCTGATCGGGCAGGGCATGGTGAAGAAGCTCATCTGCTCCTTCCCCCGCTCGGCGGACCCGCGCGTCTTCACCGATCTGTATCTAGCGGGCGGCATCGAGCTGGAGCTCGTGCCGCAGGGCACGCTGGCCGAGCGGATCAGGGCCGGCGGCGCCGGCATTCCGGCCTTCTACACCCCCACCTCCTTCGGCACGGATCTGGCGAAGGGCAAGCCGGTGGAGGAGTTCGACGGCCGCCCTTACGTGCGCGAGCGCTGGCTGAAGGCCGATTTCGCGCTGGTGAAGGCGCTGCGCGGCGACCGGCTGGGCAATTTGATCTACAACAAGGCGGCTCGCAATTTTAATCCGGTCATGTGCATGGCGGCGGCGGTGACGATCGCGCAGGTTTCGCAGATCGTGGAGCCGGGTGCGATAGACCCCGAGCATGTGGTGACGCCGGGCATCTTCGTGCAGGGCGTGGTGGAGGTGCCCGACCCCGCGCAGGAGGAGGAGCTGAACCGCGCAGACGCCCATTATCCGGAGGTTTCGCGATGA
- a CDS encoding 3-oxoacid CoA-transferase subunit B, with protein MTDRLSSAQIAWRAAQDIADGAYVNLGIGLPEMVARFQPPGREAIFHTENGILGFGGAPAAGEEDWDLINAGKKAVTQKPGTAFFHHADSFAMVRGGHLDVAILGAYEVAETGDLANWSTGPKGVPAVGGAMDLVHGAKRVAVITDHVTKDGRPKLVKRCALPLTGVSCVTRVYTSLAVIDIENGRFVLREKLPALSVEELQARTGAELVLPDMIGDLTAPEL; from the coding sequence ATGACGGACCGACTTTCTTCCGCCCAGATCGCCTGGCGCGCGGCGCAGGACATCGCGGACGGCGCCTATGTCAATCTCGGCATCGGCCTGCCGGAGATGGTGGCCCGTTTCCAGCCTCCCGGCCGTGAAGCCATCTTCCACACCGAGAACGGCATTCTCGGCTTCGGTGGCGCGCCGGCCGCCGGCGAGGAGGATTGGGACCTCATCAATGCCGGCAAGAAGGCTGTCACGCAAAAGCCCGGCACGGCCTTCTTCCACCACGCCGACAGTTTCGCCATGGTGCGCGGGGGCCATCTCGACGTGGCGATCCTGGGCGCCTACGAGGTGGCCGAGACGGGCGACCTCGCCAACTGGTCGACCGGGCCGAAGGGCGTTCCGGCGGTGGGCGGGGCGATGGACCTCGTGCATGGCGCAAAGCGCGTCGCGGTGATCACCGATCACGTGACGAAGGACGGGCGACCCAAGCTGGTGAAGCGATGCGCGCTGCCGCTGACGGGCGTTTCCTGCGTCACGCGCGTCTACACCAGCCTTGCGGTGATCGATATCGAGAACGGGCGCTTCGTCCTGCGCGAGAAGCTGCCCGCCCTTTCGGTGGAAGAATTGCAAGCCAGGACCGGGGCCGAGCTCGTGCTCCCGGACATGATCGGCGACCTGACCGCCCCGGAGCTTTGA
- the pcaF gene encoding 3-oxoadipyl-CoA thiolase: MAEAFICAYLRTPIGRFGGVLSSVRADDLGAVPLRALIERHPSVDFEAVDDVIFGCANQAGEDNRNVARMSLLLAGLPEKVPGTTVNRLCGSGLDAVIMAARAIKAGEAELMIAGGVESMSRAPFVMPKAEAAFSRHAEIHDTTIGWRFVNPLMKEQYGVDSMPETGENVAEEFGVSRQDQDAFALRSQQKAVAAQENGRLAAEIVPVTIPQRKGDPKLVDKDEHPRADTTLEGLAKLRTPFRKGGSVTAGNASGVNDGAAALIVASEAAARKYGLTPIARILGGAAAGVPPRIMGIGPAPATRKLCERLRIAPSDFDVIELNEAFASQGIATLRDLGIAEDAGHVNPNGGAIALGHPLGMSGARIAGTAALELSLNGGKRALATMCVGVGQGIAIALEVA, translated from the coding sequence ATGGCTGAAGCCTTCATCTGCGCTTATCTGCGAACCCCTATCGGCCGCTTCGGCGGCGTCCTCTCCTCCGTGCGGGCGGACGATCTGGGCGCCGTCCCGCTGCGGGCGCTGATCGAGCGGCACCCGTCCGTGGACTTCGAGGCGGTGGACGACGTGATCTTCGGCTGCGCCAACCAGGCGGGGGAGGACAACCGCAATGTCGCGCGCATGTCCTTGCTCCTGGCCGGCTTGCCGGAAAAGGTGCCCGGCACCACGGTCAACCGACTCTGCGGCTCGGGGCTCGACGCGGTCATCATGGCCGCGCGCGCGATCAAGGCGGGTGAGGCGGAGCTGATGATCGCCGGCGGCGTGGAGAGCATGTCGCGTGCGCCCTTCGTCATGCCCAAGGCCGAAGCGGCCTTCTCGCGCCACGCCGAGATCCACGACACCACCATCGGCTGGCGCTTCGTTAACCCGTTGATGAAGGAGCAATACGGCGTCGATTCCATGCCGGAGACGGGCGAGAACGTGGCCGAGGAGTTCGGCGTATCGCGGCAGGACCAGGATGCCTTCGCGCTGCGCTCGCAGCAGAAGGCGGTGGCGGCGCAGGAGAACGGGCGACTGGCCGCCGAGATCGTTCCCGTCACCATCCCCCAGCGCAAGGGCGACCCGAAGCTGGTGGACAAGGACGAGCATCCGCGCGCCGACACGACGCTGGAAGGGCTCGCCAAGCTCAGGACCCCCTTCCGCAAGGGCGGCTCGGTGACGGCCGGCAACGCATCCGGCGTCAACGACGGCGCGGCCGCCCTCATCGTTGCCTCGGAGGCGGCGGCCCGCAAATATGGCCTGACGCCCATCGCGCGTATCCTCGGCGGGGCGGCTGCGGGCGTTCCCCCGCGCATCATGGGCATCGGCCCCGCGCCGGCCACGAGGAAGCTCTGCGAGCGGCTCAGGATCGCGCCGAGCGATTTCGATGTGATCGAACTCAACGAAGCTTTCGCCTCCCAGGGCATCGCAACCCTGCGCGATCTGGGGATCGCCGAGGATGCGGGCCATGTGAACCCCAATGGCGGCGCCATCGCGCTCGGCCATCCGCTCGGCATGTCGGGCGCGCGCATCGCCGGCACCGCCGCGCTGGAGCTGTCGCTGAACGGCGGCAAGCGCGCTCTCGCCACCATGTGCGTCGGCGTCGGGCAGGGCATCGCCATCGCGCTCGAGGTGGCTTGA
- the pcaD gene encoding 3-oxoadipate enol-lactonase, whose amino-acid sequence MSFKRVGRVVLHYKRVGSGPRVVLLNSLGSDLRIWDEVVERLSGEFEILAYDKRGHGLSDAPPAPYTIADHAGDLTGLLDALDWPHAALVGLSVGGLIAQEIVARAPERVSSLVLCGTAARIGTAEMWAERIAAVEGQGFPPISRSVIGRWFTQGFAAQRPDEWAGWLNMLERTPGEGYAGTCAAIRDADLTAEAGRIAIPTLAIVGDEDMSTPPDLVRATAALIPGCRFETIAGAAHLPCIEKPAETAALIASHFRKDA is encoded by the coding sequence ATGTCATTCAAACGCGTCGGTCGGGTCGTCCTGCATTACAAGCGTGTGGGGAGCGGGCCGCGAGTCGTCCTCCTCAACTCGCTCGGCTCGGACCTGCGCATCTGGGACGAGGTGGTGGAGCGCCTGTCGGGCGAGTTCGAGATTCTCGCCTACGACAAGCGCGGCCACGGCCTGTCGGACGCGCCTCCCGCCCCCTACACCATTGCCGATCACGCAGGCGACCTGACGGGTCTCCTCGATGCGCTGGACTGGCCCCATGCGGCTCTGGTGGGGCTTTCCGTCGGCGGGCTGATAGCGCAGGAGATCGTGGCCCGCGCGCCCGAGCGAGTGTCCTCGCTCGTCCTGTGCGGCACAGCCGCCAGGATCGGCACGGCGGAGATGTGGGCGGAGCGGATCGCGGCTGTGGAGGGGCAGGGATTTCCCCCCATCTCCCGGAGCGTGATCGGCCGCTGGTTCACGCAAGGCTTCGCGGCTCAGCGTCCGGACGAATGGGCCGGCTGGCTGAACATGCTGGAGCGCACGCCGGGCGAGGGCTACGCCGGCACTTGCGCGGCCATTCGGGACGCCGATCTGACGGCCGAGGCCGGGCGTATCGCCATTCCCACGCTCGCCATCGTCGGCGATGAGGATATGTCCACGCCGCCCGATCTGGTGCGCGCCACCGCCGCGCTCATCCCCGGCTGCCGCTTCGAGACGATCGCGGGCGCGGCGCATCTGCCTTGTATCGAGAAGCCGGCCGAGACGGCGGCGCTCATCGCCTCCCATTTTCGAAAGGACGCCTGA
- the pcaG gene encoding protocatechuate 3,4-dioxygenase subunit alpha: MVQRLDYLKESPSQTAGPYVHIGTNPNWVEITGVYSQDLGLAIVGPQTRGERVILEGHVYDGNGAPVRDALVEIWQADAQGLYNSPHETRGEADPHFAGWARQPVSADEGFYRFETIRPGAAPYPDGRPQAPHVTVWIVARGINIGLHTRLYFGDEEEANGADPLLGRIDDPARRGTLIAPRSERDGLPVFTFDIRLQGEGETVFLDM; this comes from the coding sequence ATGGTCCAGCGGCTCGACTACCTGAAGGAATCCCCGTCCCAGACCGCCGGCCCCTACGTCCATATCGGCACCAACCCGAACTGGGTGGAGATCACGGGCGTCTACAGCCAGGATCTCGGCCTGGCCATCGTGGGGCCGCAGACGAGGGGCGAGCGCGTCATCCTGGAAGGCCATGTCTACGACGGCAACGGCGCGCCGGTGCGCGACGCGCTGGTGGAGATCTGGCAGGCCGATGCGCAGGGCCTGTACAATTCGCCGCACGAGACGCGCGGCGAGGCGGACCCGCACTTTGCCGGATGGGCGCGCCAGCCCGTTTCGGCGGACGAGGGGTTCTACCGGTTCGAGACCATCCGCCCCGGCGCGGCGCCCTATCCCGACGGGCGTCCGCAGGCGCCCCACGTCACCGTCTGGATTGTGGCGCGCGGCATCAATATCGGCCTGCACACGCGCCTCTATTTCGGTGACGAGGAGGAGGCGAACGGGGCCGATCCGCTGTTGGGCCGCATCGACGATCCGGCGCGCCGCGGCACCTTGATCGCCCCGCGCTCGGAGCGCGACGGCCTGCCCGTCTTCACCTTCGACATCCGCCTTCAGGGCGAGGGCGAAACCGTTTTCCTCGATATGTAA